A window of Chryseobacterium shandongense genomic DNA:
CCAAGGCTATGTTATTTTTCAATCCGGTCTGCATTTTTTCCCACATTGCGGCGGTGAAAAGTTCTCCTTCATCAGTCTGCACAAAGTTGGTAAGATTTAGTCCTGTATTCACCGTAATATTTTCGAGCAGACCTGTTCTTGTTCCCGTTTTTGATTTGAAAAGATAAAACTGATTGATGGCTACGTTCATTTGCGGAAGGCGGAGATCTGACAGTCCCGTAGCGAAGTTTTGGGAATAAGACGCCGTCCCTGTAATGGTTGCCGGTAATCTCAGAAACCTTTTAGTAATTGTTACTGTTGAGTTTTGCTGAGTATTTAATACATTCTGATTTAAAATATAATTATTATTCAGGGTATTGTTGTAAAATTTTGTGCTGACAATATCTACTGAAGCCGAAAAATTAAGAAACGGATTTGCTTTTGTATCTTGTGTATGTCTCCAAGCAATTCTGTAGGTGCTTGTTTTTCCGTAATCATCCAATCCCTTAATTCCTCGTACTGCGGTTCCTATATCTGCAGAGAAATTTCCGGAATATCTGTACTTCTTGACATAATTCATCTCAGGACGAAGGTTCCAGCTTCCCTTTGTATAAAGATCCGCCAAAATTTTAAGATCAAAATGCTCCCCTATCGGCTGGTAATATCCCAAGCCATTCAGAAAGAAACCCACATCCTGTCTTTCCCCAAAACTCGGAATCAAAATACCAGCAGATCTTTTGTCTGAAAACGGTAAAATGGCAAAAGGCATGATGAGCGGAGTGGGAACCTGCTCAATATACATCTGAATCGGTCCGGAGATGATGGAAGATTTATTTTTTGTTTTAATCAGCTTGATGTTGGATGCACGCAGAAAATAATCTGCTGTGGTATCTTTCTTTTTAATGAAATAATCATCGGTTGTATAATCGGCACGTCGCATGGCGAAAACCGAATCGTTGTATTTTTTTGTTTTTTCAGCTACAATAACCCCTTCACTTTCTTCGGTTCTGGCATTAAACGCAATCGCCTTTTTTGTTTTTGTATTGTACTGAAATTCGTCGGTTTCGTATTTTTTACCAGCCTGCGTAATGACAGCCGGCTCAATATACCTACCTAAAGAATCCTGTTTTCCTCGCGCATACATCAGGCTCTTTTCTTCATCAATAGAAATATAATCTGCATCAATCTGAACATCCTGATATTTTACCTGGGCGTTTTTATTCAGATAAATCATTTTTTTCTGAAAGTCCCTGCGGTTATAGTCTGCTTTAGTCTGAAGAACGCTTTCGAGCGGTTCTTTTTTGAAAACAATGGTATCTTGTTTGGGAATAGTATCATTAACCGTATTTTTAGTCAATTTTTCGGGAGCTTGCTGTGCTAAAAAATTGTTAAAAATTAGGATAATTAAAATTTGTAATATATTTTTGGAGACGGTTTTGGCCAATTTATGTGTAATATTTATTTATATACAATTAAGGCTCAAAATTAATATAATTTTTAAAACTGTAGGATGCACAAAGTAAATTTTAAAATAATTTTATCATTTCTCCTTCTTCTTTCGATCAACCTTATTTTTTCGCAAAAGAAATTCACCATCGTTCTCGACGCTGGACACGGAGGAAGTGACCACGGAGCCAACAGAACCTATGATGATATAGGCAGGATTGCAGAAAAAGATGTTACGCTTGCCATTACCTTAAAATTGGGAGCAATGCTCGAAAAAAATAAAGATTTTAAAGTAATCTACACCCGGAAAATAGATGAGTACCCTTCTCTTTCAGACAGAACCAACCTTGCCAACAGAAGCAAAGCGGATCTTTTTATATCCATACACTGTAATTCTTCAAAAAGACCTACTGCGTACGGAACAGAAACTTTTGTACAGGGGCCGGACCAAAATGATACCAACCTTGAAGTTGCCAAAAGAGAAAACGACGTGATTTTCCTGGATGAAAAAGATAAACAGACCTTCGGCTCTTATGACCCTAGTTCACCGGAATCCCTTATAGCTCTGAAACTTCAGCAAAGCAAATATCTGGAATCCAGTCTTCTTCTGGGAGGTCTTGTAGAAGACAATTTCGTTAATAAAGATAAAAGAACTTCCCGTGGTGTTTTTCAAAAAAACCTACATGTTCTTCGTATGAATGCAATGCCTTCCGTACTGATTGAGACAGGATTCATTAATCATCCGGAAGAAAGTCATTACCTGGCTTCAGATAAGGGACAGAGTGAAATTGCCGAAAGTATTTATAAAGCGGTTATCGATTATAAAAAAGCGATAGACCGTAAATCCGGATATGCCGGATCAGCGAAGAAACCGGAACCGGAAAAACCGGCGGAAGTTGCATTAAAAAATGACTTCAGGATTTTACTTCTAACTTCACCAACAAAATATAACGATGGCGATCCTGCATTAAAAGGGTTAAATTACATCCTTCCTATTAAAGAAAACGGACAGTATAAATATTACTATGGCGTTACAAATCTCGCGTCAGTGAGAGATATCAATATTAAAACCGCTAAAGATGCCGGATTCCGGAATGCGTATGCGGTAGGTTTCATGCCCAACCAGAAACTGAATACCGGTTATTATACGATTGAGGTGTATTCAGGTGATAAACTGAACGGAAATTCATTTATTCTGCAGAATCTTAAAAATGTGGAAAGAAATAAGGAAAACGGTGTTTTCTATTACACCTATGGAAAAGTGCAGACTTTGGAAGATGCAGTGAAACTTCAGAAAGATCTGGAAGCTAAAGGCATTAAGAATACGGTCATTCAAAAAGTAGCTAAATAAAGCAATATAATTTTGAAGTTAAAAAGTTAATGAGTACTTTTGCAACCTCAAAATTTGGCCTATTCGTCTAGTGGTCAGGACTCAAGATTTTCATTCTTGCAACAGGGGTTCGATTCCCCTATAGGCTACTGAAATACAACAATTAATCTCTGATCTGTAAAGGTTGGAGATTTTTTTTTCTATCATTTAGATAATACATTTATTTCATCATTTATTTATTGCTTACAATTCATTTTTGTGTTAAATGGTATTTTAAACTAAATAAAATCAGTAAAAAATAGCACACATTATGAATTATTTATCATAAAAAACAGTCAAAAAACATATAGAATCTTTTCTCGAAAAGAAAAAAATATTATCTTTGCACCGCTTTAAAGGAGAATGAATTATTCTTATAAAAGCCACAAATGTATATCATGCCGGATTTAAAAATACAGGAAGCTAAAATGCTTTTCAAAAAAATCCACTCTAACCTAAAAAGTTACGATTTAAGAATCAATGAAGACGGGATTACAGGCAGTGATGATGAAATAAGTTTCAGACTTTACAGGACAGAAGAAAGAGTCGATTTTGCAGTAACGATTGACGGACTTACCTTCACCAATACCACTGGAGAATGGAACAACGCGATGGCCATGCTTATGGCAACCATCAAAAAATTAGAAAGAGAAGAAGAGAATATTAAAATAGAACAGGCAATAGGAAAACTCCGAAAATATTTATCAGAAGAAAATTAAAATTTTTTAAAGATAAATTTGGCAGATAAAAAAAAAGTTTTTACTTTTGCACTCACATTTGAACGATATGGCAAATCATAAATCAGCATTAAAAAGAATTAGACAAAACGAAGTAAGAAGACTTCGTAACAGATACTACCACAAGACTGCTAGAACAGCAATGAAGGTGTTAAGAAGTGAAGAAAACAAAGCTGCTGCTACAGAGCAATTGCCAAAAGTTATCGCTTTGTTGGATAAATTAGCTAAGAAAAACATTATCCACAAAAACAAAGCTGCTAACTTAAAAAGCAAATTAACTAAGCACGTTAACAAACTAGCTTAATAAGTATAGTTGGCCCGTTCGTCTATCGGTTAGGACCTCAGATTTTCATTCTGGTAAGAGGGGTTCGATTCCCCTACGGGCTACTTATTAACAAGTGGAATCTTGTAAAAACCTGCAAATCATAGGGTATGCAGGTTTTTTTAGTTTTTAGGAATACCAAAATATTCAATTATTCTCATAAAAAAAGTGAGTCATTCGGTGAGTTACTTTCTTGAAGACATTTACTCACTGGAAATCAGATAACAGTCTGATAACCAAGTCCAAATAATGGACATCTTGACTTCATTTTACTGCGGGGCTAACTTTGTTTAACCTAATGAGTCAAATCATGAGCGCAAATTATTCACTACTCTTCTACCTGAAAAAGCCTAAAGGCTACTTAGTTGGACCTAAACCAATTTACATGCGTATTACCGTCAGTGGAGTTCCAAAAGAAATTTCCACGAACCGGGAGTGTGATCCGTCACGCTGGAATTCGAAGGCAAATAGAGCATCAGGAACCAAGGAGGAAGTTAAAACACTAAACCTGTACCTTGATGCCCTTCAGCACAAATTGATGAATATCCATTTGGAATTACTTAAAACAGGAGTTGAAATAACAGCAGAAATCCTTAAACAAAAATTTCTTGGAAAAGATACCTCTCGAAGAACCTTGATACAGCAGTTTTCTGACCATAATGACAAAATGGAAGCACTGCTTGGAAATGGATTCAAACAGAATACTCTTAAAGGTTATAAAACAACATCAACTCATATTCAGCAGTATATTCAACACGAATATAAAGCTTCAGATATTGATATCAGGCTCGTTGATCACGCCTTTATTGTAGGCTTGGAATTTTATTTAAGGTCAACAGCAAATTGCTCTGCGGTGACTACTGCTAAGTATATCAAAAATTTCAGGAAGATAATAAACCTCTGTCTGGCACACCGATGGATCTCGGAGAATCCCTTTCTATTATATAAGACAAAAGTAAAAGCCAAAGAGAAGGAATTTTTAACCAGAGCAGAACTAGATAGAATCGAAAAAAAGGAATTCAGAATTGAGAGGCTAAATCATGTGCGCGATATTTTCGTTTTCTGCTGTTATACTGGCTTATCTTATATAGATGTAAAACAGTTGCGTACTTCGGATATTGCTAAAGGAATTGACAACAAATTGTGGGTTTTGACAAGTAGAACTAAGACGGAGATCAATTCAAACATACCACTACTACCTCATGCTCTTGCTATTGTAAATAAGTATTCTGATTATCCACCAAGTGCAGCTAAGGGTTTGGCGCTACCCGTTTTGAGCAACCAAAAAATGAATAGTTATCTGAAAGAAATTGCTGACTTATGTGAGATCACCAAGGAACTGACTTTCCATAAGGCCCGTCATACTTTTGCTACTACTGTAACGCTTTCTAACAATGTTCCCATAGAAACCGTATCCAAAATGCTGGGCCATTCCAACATCAAGACAACACAACATTATGCAAAACTCCTTGATACAAGAGTTGGAAGCGATATGGCTATATTAGAAAAAAAGTTACAATCTCCTCAAATGTAACTACTATATGGACCTTTACGGATTTTAGCTGCATTCTTGTGATGCTGACTTTATAAAGATCATAGCTTCTGAGGAAAAATGAATTCAAAAAAAAATGTTAGCTCCTGCTGCTTACCTATAAGCGGTATCGTTACTTAGAATTTTGTAGTGTAATTAGTATTATTATTACAAAAGGCAGCTAAAACTGGAAACAGCCTATCTGAAAGAATCCTGTCACATCTTCTCTTAAATTTACCCAGAACTATCATCAATAGTTACGGTCAATAAAAATCATTTTTGTAAATTGAAGCCATATATCACACGGATGTGTGTTAAAAAACTTCAACATGGACTCCATAAACTACAACAATAGGAAGCTACGTATTGGCGCAGCCTTAGTTGCGTCCATTTACATTGTATTACATGGTCGTTTAAACTTAATTTTAACAGCCCTTACCTCATTGAGTTTTTATATCGCTCTTACTGTAAGCTTCAGTATAGCGCTGCTACTTACTTATTATGTTCATAAAATAACAATATCACTGGATGAGCATGTCGACTGGAGAAGTGCTCCAGTAAAAAGATCCATATTACAATTCATCATTGGTATTATCATACCGTCTTTTCTCGATATTTTTTTTGTTTGGATTTACTTTACAGCTCTTGGTAAAAATATAATGGAGATTGGATTTTTTCTAATTGATTTTCCGATTATCATTGCGTTTCTAACCATTTTGAACTTATATTACCTGATACATTACCTTCTTCTGACAGAATCAAAGGAAATAAGGGATCACAGTAGAGGTGCTATTGAAAACATCCAAAGTAAGAAATTAACGATTGAACATGAGGGAGCAACAATCCAGTTCGTTGTTACGCAAGATATATTGTACTTTTACCGCTTTAGGAACCGTGTAAACCTTTTTGCCTTTAATGGAAATGAATATCGCGTCAAAGAAACATTAGGCGCTGTGGCAGAACAATTTAAAGATTGTGGCTTTATACAGATTAACCGCTCGCTAGTATTGAATTTTAGTATTGTTGAGGATTACCATACTGGCACCAAAAGAAATACTCTGGAACTAATTTTTAATAAAAAATATTTTAGTCTTTTAGAAAGCCAGGGGATTGATCGATTTGTAGTTACAAAGGAGCATATTGAGCAA
This region includes:
- a CDS encoding putative LPS assembly protein LptD, whose product is MAKTVSKNILQILIILIFNNFLAQQAPEKLTKNTVNDTIPKQDTIVFKKEPLESVLQTKADYNRRDFQKKMIYLNKNAQVKYQDVQIDADYISIDEEKSLMYARGKQDSLGRYIEPAVITQAGKKYETDEFQYNTKTKKAIAFNARTEESEGVIVAEKTKKYNDSVFAMRRADYTTDDYFIKKKDTTADYFLRASNIKLIKTKNKSSIISGPIQMYIEQVPTPLIMPFAILPFSDKRSAGILIPSFGERQDVGFFLNGLGYYQPIGEHFDLKILADLYTKGSWNLRPEMNYVKKYRYSGNFSADIGTAVRGIKGLDDYGKTSTYRIAWRHTQDTKANPFLNFSASVDIVSTKFYNNTLNNNYILNQNVLNTQQNSTVTITKRFLRLPATITGTASYSQNFATGLSDLRLPQMNVAINQFYLFKSKTGTRTGLLENITVNTGLNLTNFVQTDEGELFTAAMWEKMQTGLKNNIALGTNTTIAKYFTFSLGANIDNALTTKTVRKYYDPITNKAVTATDKGVAGYSTFSTTASIQTTLYGQANFKKGAAIEAIRHMITPSIGFTYSPDFGGAGFGYYRNYYDVNGALTPYSIFEGGIVGTPSSGMVGALGFNIGNNVEMKVRSKKDSTGIKKIKIFESLNLSGNYNFAAKDHPFSIITINGQSSFFDNKLSLNTSLSLDPYKIIYLPGQDTGIRTEELGGFSVQGFNVQLSYPLSSELFGEKIDYSKKYQTKGEVRNENYYFDDDNYAHFDQAWTLNVNANYAYTKSYASRTPTRLASVGLDGSIKLTPFWNINASTHYDMVTKQLAYTRIGFARDQRSFTINFNWVPFGQYKVYDFFIGIKANILSDALKYKDRSFTQPNAPF
- the rpsT gene encoding 30S ribosomal protein S20; the protein is MANHKSALKRIRQNEVRRLRNRYYHKTARTAMKVLRSEENKAAATEQLPKVIALLDKLAKKNIIHKNKAANLKSKLTKHVNKLA
- a CDS encoding N-acetylmuramoyl-L-alanine amidase family protein, with translation MHKVNFKIILSFLLLLSINLIFSQKKFTIVLDAGHGGSDHGANRTYDDIGRIAEKDVTLAITLKLGAMLEKNKDFKVIYTRKIDEYPSLSDRTNLANRSKADLFISIHCNSSKRPTAYGTETFVQGPDQNDTNLEVAKRENDVIFLDEKDKQTFGSYDPSSPESLIALKLQQSKYLESSLLLGGLVEDNFVNKDKRTSRGVFQKNLHVLRMNAMPSVLIETGFINHPEESHYLASDKGQSEIAESIYKAVIDYKKAIDRKSGYAGSAKKPEPEKPAEVALKNDFRILLLTSPTKYNDGDPALKGLNYILPIKENGQYKYYYGVTNLASVRDINIKTAKDAGFRNAYAVGFMPNQKLNTGYYTIEVYSGDKLNGNSFILQNLKNVERNKENGVFYYTYGKVQTLEDAVKLQKDLEAKGIKNTVIQKVAK
- a CDS encoding site-specific integrase, whose product is MSANYSLLFYLKKPKGYLVGPKPIYMRITVSGVPKEISTNRECDPSRWNSKANRASGTKEEVKTLNLYLDALQHKLMNIHLELLKTGVEITAEILKQKFLGKDTSRRTLIQQFSDHNDKMEALLGNGFKQNTLKGYKTTSTHIQQYIQHEYKASDIDIRLVDHAFIVGLEFYLRSTANCSAVTTAKYIKNFRKIINLCLAHRWISENPFLLYKTKVKAKEKEFLTRAELDRIEKKEFRIERLNHVRDIFVFCCYTGLSYIDVKQLRTSDIAKGIDNKLWVLTSRTKTEINSNIPLLPHALAIVNKYSDYPPSAAKGLALPVLSNQKMNSYLKEIADLCEITKELTFHKARHTFATTVTLSNNVPIETVSKMLGHSNIKTTQHYAKLLDTRVGSDMAILEKKLQSPQM
- a CDS encoding LytTR family transcriptional regulator DNA-binding domain-containing protein; protein product: MDSINYNNRKLRIGAALVASIYIVLHGRLNLILTALTSLSFYIALTVSFSIALLLTYYVHKITISLDEHVDWRSAPVKRSILQFIIGIIIPSFLDIFFVWIYFTALGKNIMEIGFFLIDFPIIIAFLTILNLYYLIHYLLLTESKEIRDHSRGAIENIQSKKLTIEHEGATIQFVVTQDILYFYRFRNRVNLFAFNGNEYRVKETLGAVAEQFKDCGFIQINRSLVLNFSIVEDYHTGTKRNTLELIFNKKYFSLLESQGIDRFVVTKEHIEQVKYFFKGS